The DNA window TGGCCCGCTCCTCGACGGGGACGCGTCGGGGAGTCCCATGATCCGCTTCACGCAATCCCTCCCTGCCACCGCTGTCACCTGCATCCTCCTCCTTGCCACCCGTATCGACAACCTGTTGCGGCGCGAGCTGCCCGCTGTGGACGTTCCCGTTGCTGTCAGAGGCGAGAGCGCCTGCAGTATCCCCGCATCGTGGTCgactggtcgtcgtcgtcccgtgCCGCCGGCGCTGTGCAGTAGCACGTAAAAGGACTGGCCGTAGGTCGAGGGGCTAGACGGAGGACGTGAAAGGAAAGGACTGCAGCGGTTTTAGAGGATGGTTTTTCTGATGTGACGCTGACATGATAATGTTGACCTAGTCTTTCATCCAACgtggcattaaaattaaaaaaaactatgattcacacataaaataaattatggggcccacatgtcatcctccctctctctcttcttcctccatctctctcccttctctccttcTTTCTCGTGGCGCAATCGGCGAGCAGGGGGGAGAtggagcggtggcggtggcgggtgatggccggagcagcagcggcggtggcgggcgagggCCGGAGCGGCGTCGGCCAAGCAGAAGGCGGTGCTCAACCACAGTCCACAGTCACACGCTCGCGCGGCATGACGGCGACCTCGCGGCCGATGAGGTCTGTCGCCGCCGCGTTTGTCCTAACCACTTCTCCAGCGCTCAACCATCTCTCCTTCCCCTTCGCCCACCATCACTGCCATAGTGTAGTTCCTCGGTGGAGGCCTGCGCGGTGCCGTGCgaagccggcggtggaggacgtGGTAGACGacgagaaggagaaggagaccTGGCGGCGGGAGGACAAGCCTGAGGGGAaggatggaggagaggaggtgctCGGGCGCGGGTGGTTCATGGTTGATGAGATTGGCATGGACATCCTCACCATCGCCTTGCCTGCTGTGCTCGCCCTCGCCACCGACCCCATCACGGCGCTCATCAGCACCTCCTTCGTTGGTCATGTCGGTAAGGACCTTAATTTCTTCCTCACTACTTGTAATTGTCCCTTCATTCTATAGAAATCTACATTTACGGCACAAGAAGAATTATATCCCCTTTTGGAGTGAGCTGAATTTCTTGCGTCGGTTCTTGACAATGAAATATGGAAAATTATTCTTTCTATGAAATTACGAGAAATACAgaggggtcttccggctagcttcaTAAGGTGGTGGACTAGACGACCTGGGTTTGAAGTCTCAtttcttctaattatttgatattaggtcattccctaatattcgcgtcttttttgttctttctaTGAAATTACATGCTATGATGCCCCAGTCCTCGATAATCTCCCGCAACAGCTCGGCCCTCAACCCCTCGTCTGCCTCCTTCGCCGGTGCTCAGACGAAGAGTCCGCCTCCTTCGCCGGTGCTTAGACGAAGAGAAGGGGGAGATAAAGAGAACAGAGAGAGaccgagagaagagagagagggaggaggaagaaggaaaagagatagagaatgatatgtgggccccacatgggtcccacaattattatttttgaatgataaatgggtcccacatattatTTTAATTCTATTACCACATAAGTACCACGTCAACATCATGTTGGATGAAGAccaggtcaacaccgccacgtatacgccacatcagcaaaaccgtcctccaaaaccacccagggagtcaaattgcaccggttttaatagttcgggAGACATCCTATAcagttttacggttgagggtcacggattagattcggatcacttttaagggagtcaaattgaacttattcctatataTATCCGGCAACTTTTCCATTACCAGGCTTGAAAAACAAGCCCAATATTTTACCATGTGAGTttgttttgaataaaattttagtGAGGTTATGGATTTAACGATGGCTCATCTGTTTGACTGTTTGAGGACATATTCACGGATGCATGCATATAGTGTGCATGTGAGTCCTCCGGCTCATCCCTGCattttggaaaaaagaaaatatcattgCAATCTCTTTATAAGAAAGCTCACAAACATGATTCACTCAAAACTCAATTTGGTGAGGCCCCCAATCTATAGTGCATATGTATTTTCCATGTATTGGACAAAAGAAAGACCAATGTAATCCATGACAACCAACAAACAAGGTTGGGTCAATCTCAATTTGAATCACTTAAATTACAAGCAAATATGAGTAACGGAATAAAGCCAATGTATATTGCCATATTATCCAAAGTTGAAGCCAATAAACAAACACGAGATGATGGCTCCCGGTCGGGCGCCCGATCCGGAGggggaaaaatcgggcgctaACGTCAGCATGACATCAGCGctcgatttacgtgcaaaattactttcaattaatttatctcttaaattacttatccaaatcatgatccgattataccattaaattcgttgcaactaaatcttcaaaacaagaccacacatggatatattccgatgaaaaaaaattaacttattattaaattatttttaaatattgcacgatattccaccaggtatatcggaattgtttcactaagtagatcgaaaatgtttcactcgtttaaatcgggtgttgtttcaccctatattaaaacaatgtttcagcaaataacgaaagaatatttcagttcactgcaacattatatctatacatagtgaaacattgtgagtacattatgtgaaacatttttcggtggaacaaaaaataaaccaaattcccttaatagggggtttccaaaatatgtgggttttttattgcaatggaatatttcgttcattgcaacattagatctatatatagtgaaacattgtgagtacactaggtaaaacatttttgatggaacaacaaataaactaaattcccttaatagagagtttccaaaatatgtgggttttttttgcaaaaaaatattttaattcactgcaacattagatttataaataatgaaacattgtAAATATACTAGATGAAATATCTTTTGTgtaaaaaggaagggagaagtAGGTAGGTCTAGCAGATGCGCACGTGGGGGTAGGGGTGCGCGGGGGGAGCGTCTGATCCGGCTCCCCCGCACCGGTCGCCCTGAGTAGAGCATTTTCACAATAAACAAGGCTTGCTCAAGATCAATTTGGTGAGGCTCAATGGCTAAAGGAATGTGACAGAAAAAACCCACTATATTGGTTCGAGAAAGATGCCATATATTATTTGTTTTCTGATATATGAATGCATATGGTTAAGACGACTTTGAACTTGACAAAACCGGTTAAAACTTTGGAGAAATTTGTGAATGTAAAAACGAATCCATGAACAACTATTTTAAATTGGAATTTCAGGTATATTAAACTTGTTCTTTCAATATTGAGATATTCCCCAAACCCACCACTCCACCAGCCAAACGTGCCAGCAATTGTTAACAATTTACGGAAATGCACATTTGCAAACAGGGGTGCGCCCCAACACACAAAGAAGAGAGATGGAAACAATTGTATGAATCTATTTGATCTTCCATAGACAAACAATTTCGGTAGCAAAATGGCACTTTCATGACAGAAGAAACACAACGGGATATACCGATAACAGAACTGATAAAGACATACTTAGGTATCCTACATACTAGGTTCTGTTAAGTCCCCAATTCACAATTTCTATGGAGTATCAAGAGGAAAATTGAGACATGTACTTTGTAAAGTATGCAAACATAAGGAGCACAAATAGCTTCCCCTACTACAGTTGCTGGTTTCAGTTTGTCTTGGTCTTCCCGGCCCTCCTCTTGGAATGTCTTCTAGGAATAGAGTTCTTCATTCCCAAGAAGAAAAGCAGGGCACCAAAAAGTGCCAAATTCTGAATAGACAAGAAAAATATGCGGGGATTGTAACAATTAACAAGAACGGCTgaattattttgaaataaaaactTTAGTAAGTAAGGTGGTGGGCTAACAAACCTGTGAGAACTTGACGAAAAGCTGAACAAATTGTGAAGACTCCATTTCATAGTTGTAGAAGTCATACACAACAGGTGTTATAAATGCTAAGTACAGGAGCTGCACAAATGAGCAAGATATTCAGTATTCCAATCTCCTATAAAGAATGTGAAGAATAGTTAGAAAGGGAAAGAAATACTATGGGGTTACACTAGACAAAGCACACATTTACACAATAATTTTAACCCAGGATCCTTAAAATAATTAGATCCATAGTATTGCTGTGATATATATAGATCTGAATTACATATATTTCGAATGGGTTAATGTTTTTCATGGGATTACAGAACATTTGTTTACTTCCAGAGTAAAAAAACATGAAGGCCTTTGGACTATGGTGAATCACATGTCAaactccaaactccaaagtgCATCACATATGCACCAGTCAGGCGAAATATACTACACTGACAATGATATGCACACTGAGCTCTTAGGAAAATAGTGTTAGTTTTCCATTTCCAGATGCTATCACTTTACAAGGACAAAATCTCATTAAAATGTATCAAAATGCTCTGCCAAAGCAGAAATAAAGCTAAAATTGCCAATTTATATGGTAAAACAATAAGAACTACATATATCATACAATAGTAAATACACATAATATTTTACTTTGGGTAGGCATGGTGCAGGAATGCATAAAGAAAACACATTAGGTGGTGCTGTGCCTGCAGGAGATTACCCACCAGTAGGAATGCTCCAAATGAGCTGCTGATGATGAACAGAAGACCACCAAAGCCTTTAAGAAACATGGTAGCAGCAATGACAGTCTTTATCTGTAGAAAAAGAGGTAGAATGGTATAAGTAAATGAAACAATATTAGGTAGAATGGGGCAGccaaatcaaataaatattcATACATCAATATGTGGCACTGCCATTCCTAAGCTCTTGGACACTTGCTGCATAAATAGATTGAATTTTGGCTTCAAGGCCTTTGCTGCTGGTCCACCATCAGTCCCAAATTCACTAAACCTGCAGGTATGAACAATTGTATTCAAGATTCTCAGCAGTATAAAAGATGcatggaaagaagaaaaataattatgtaaCCACTAAAAAGAGTTTCAGAAGTACTTTTTACAACCAACTCAAAAACAGGGGAGGCTACCAAAGGACTTGTATTGCCAATTCCTGCGCTAAATTCTGAGTCACAAGCCTCAGAAGAACTAATACTTGTAAGCGTTGGGCGTTGGCTAAATAAGAGGGAGTTTTTTTTGGAGAACAATTGAGGGGGGTTGACAAGAGAAGTATGACTGTCCTTTTTGCCACGGAGACAAGTAGAGCAAACATATATGAAGTAACAAATCCtacttatgataacaaaatttatcttaacCTTCAGAAAACTTGTATTAGTACTTGAAAGCAGATTCAAGCATATACATTCAATGGTTCAAATAATGTGGAAAAAAATAGTGATATCTACTGTAACGTCACTGTAACAAGTAGAAAGGTTTCGGCAAGCTATGGAGCAAAGGGGACAAAAAAGCATGCACACAATACTAACTaatgaaaaagagaggaaaaattcaACAGAAGTTTTGGTTACCCTTGTTCATTGAAATGGTGTTGATCCACATAACcttaaataagaaaaataaaagttacaTATTGGACAAAGTCGATTAttactcacaagtcacaacattGGCAAACATGACCACAACAATGTCCTATACTAAAAAAGTTATGTGCTATTCATTAATCCATGCAGCTCATACTGGTTATGCATCAAAGCCACCAATTATATACAGCAATAACTGGGAAGACATTTGTTCCTTACATATGGCATTGTACCAGTAGACAGTTTACAGAACCCTGACCAATGTAACTCATAAGCTACCACGAAAATCAGTTACACTAAGTGATCTCTAAATCGCTGCTTCTCCGGTGAACCATATTTATACCCTGAGATAATAAAAAGGTCAGGCTGGCACTCACTTCCCAACCTAAAAGATCACCAAATGTAAGATGTTCAAAACAGTTCATGTTAACTCAGCATTGTGACCAGTCATAAACTTGGAATTGGTTGGGAGAGAGCTTCACCACTAGCGGCACAAACTGTCGGAAACTCGCCTCATGCCACACCTAAGTTATCAGACGAAGATGGAATTGGTAATCGGTTGGGAGTACGGGTCAGTCTACCAATATCacagtgctgctgctgctgctagcacCACAATCTCGGCCAACCCAAACAGATATCAAATCAGCTCATAATGTGGACGTCACATACCCAACTGATGAGCACAGATGATGAACACACTGGAGTATTTGGACCATATGGGATCAGAGGAACTGCAAACTAGTGTTCCAAACTGTCAAACATACTACTGTATTTGCATCCGAAAGAAAGAACATGCATGCTCCCACTGATGATGCATATGCGCATCATCATGCAGGGATTCAAGATTCACGCCGCGTGCGATCTGATCCCCAATCCCCCCTCTCCTTTTGCAGTGGAATGGAATCCCATGCCTCTACTCGCACGACGATATGCCGCTAATCAACAACACCTACCCACTCTCTCAGATCTGTCACATCAAAGATCCAAGAACGCACGGATCTTGCCTCGAAAGACTTCTTCAATCCTACCAACCAATCCAAACGAAACGGGCAAGACCTAATACTACTAGAAATCAGCGAGGAACAAAAAGAAGCCGGTCAGCCAGCGacaaggagggagagagatctGATGGTGCGGCGCGTGCTTACTCTTGGtaggcggagaggaggaagatggaggcGAAGAGCACCCTCCCGACGAACGAGATGAATCccatcctcctcctgctcctgctgctgctgctactcctCCTCGAgccgccctcctcgccctctctgacggcggcggcggcggcgacaagcaCCGGCGGTGGGGTTgggaggaggggggaaggggagagggagaggtgggtTTGTGTGGCGTCTTCTTCCACAGCTGGTCAGTGCTAAATAATTTTGTCCGGAACCGGAAGTTTCTGAGCACGGTTTTGAATTCGAATTTATTCATACTTTTGGCATTAACGCgttctaaagtttttcttcaaacttttaactttttcatcacatcaaaactttcctacacacagaaacttccaactttcctatcacatcgtttcaattttaaccaaacttctaattttggtgtgaactaaacacagccaaattGATTCGCTTAAGATACATTGCCATGCATATACACGGTATATAATTGAAACAAATTGTTTTGGGTTTATATTAATTTAACTTAAATCGTTTTGGTGGCACaaccctactccctccgtcccataaaatatgaatctagcactagatgtgacatattctaatacgatgaatctggataaatgtatgtccagattcatagtactaaaatatatcacatctgatagtagattagttttttataggacggaagGACTACGTAGCGTTATATCGCGTGTGGGTAAGTACACACCCGGACTTACTAAGACTTGCCACTTGGTAGAGAGGCTCAAATGTTATTGCCTCGCATCAAAGAAAATTAAGTTAAACGAGCTTAATTTGGTTGATGTTTCTATAGTCACTAGGAATTCCCCACGCTTTGATGTTTCTATAATCACTAGGAATTACCCACGATTGGCTGGGGAAATTCCtaagtaaaaattatattagttattaacaacaaataaaactgattTGTCAAACAAAACTGATTTGTCAAACTATGTTCATAGAGAAATACATTTAGTAGACTCTGTATGagattgtagatgaaatatgatatctcgcattttgattatatggatgaatatatgttaagtattataaaagtaatggacatatatgttaaaaatattatgaaaaataatgtgaaggaagatgattgaatgttgatttgtagaatccaatgaattatagatgatgtgtggctaatgggcgggtgatcgcccAGCGATCACCCCCATCCCCCCTATacgctcctctcccccttcctcctccccttcttctcttcctactacaccataaatttttttaaaaaataagaaaataaagttagaaaaatttatgtatggaaatactatatataaaaaatatttgaattcaagttcaaatttgaaacgggtatgtaaacttttaacttataaactttgggtccataaactagtatttgaattcaaattcaaatttgaatcgggtatgtaaacttttgacttataaattttgggtctataaactttaggtgtataaattttagatgtatagaaatactatatataaactatttgaattcaaattcaaatttgaatcaggtatataaacttttgacttataaactttgggtctctaaacttcaggtgtataaactttagatgtatagaaatactatatgtaaaaaatatttgaattcaaattcaaattgaatcggatatataaacttttgacttataaactttgggtctctaaactttaggtgtataaaatttagatgtgtaaacttgaggtgtaaaactttaggtgcataaatttactaaaataggaaagtaatgcggtgccaaaaaaggaaaccacgtgGAGGACGGGGGGATGATCGCTAGGGGCGACCGATCGCCCGTTAGCCTTTTCGGATGCTGCATGCTTACGTAAGttttgtatgtaattattgctagtggatgatgaggtggcatgcttgcatgttgaactTTAGAATTAGTGGGCTATAGCTTTACAGTAAGATAGGATTTTATGTTGGACACAAGCCTAGGGACTAGGGCACAAACCATGGGGGCTGGCGCGCATCAATGCACCCTTCCGGCTGTGAGAACTATAGTGGGTGCCATCCTCCATGTGGGGCACAAGCCTAGGGGAAGCGGCGGGGACTAGGGTTTGGAGGAGACTTCTAGTCAGTGTACGGAGTTGTTAGGTCCGAAAGCTAGTGAGAGAAGGCATCAATCAAATGGCGAaattcttttttcattttgtatGGTGCCTTGCAGAAATGGAAAGGCATGTGTGATAAAACCAACATGTTATTCCCATCGCGTCTTTCTTTCAAGGCATGTGCTATATTTAGGCCATGATCTTGTAAGCGATGGCATGGATTGCATGCAAGATGGCACTTGAGATTGTTGAAGCTTGCCTTGTTAGCCCTAAACAAGACTACTATGCCAATAAATGTGTAATGCCACTTAGATTTGTAGTTGGTTGAAAGGGTCAATTCGACctagagggggtgaataggcaattaaaatttttaagtaaaaaTGAAAGCAATACTTTTCGGAAGTTTCGAAAATTCTGAAAATCATAGATAAAGCAATATACACAAGTTAAACTAGATCTAGCTAGGCACAAGTATGGAAGGAATGCACCGTCTAAACTACTAGCGGCACAAAATAACAAAGCTAGAGGAGTAAGAGAGGGATATCACTGGGATTCTTGCGAGTTAATgtgttcccgaagttcgaattCGTGAGAGGATTCTACTCACCATTGTGGAGCTCACAAAGAGCCGGGTCCTTTTTCAACCTTATCCTaaaggttgcacaaatgcacaattCTTTCATTAGTGGTATATCGTCCCTTTTGAACGTGAGATTCGACCTTCACAAAATTCCTCGGCACACCACAAATGAATCAGTGCCTCGAGGTTGATCCCAACCCATTTAGGTGTCCTTAACCACCATGGGTAACAAATGAAGCAATGATCTCTTGGGGATGAATCAAATGCTCAATAAATCTTTACGAAGTCAACAtcaagcactcacacaaactcaAATCAAACActcactctttctctctctcacacacacacgaaATCTAAGATTGAAGATCGGTGTAGAGGAAGAAGTGAGAAAGCAAGGTTTAAAGTAAATCTCAAGTCAAAGCAAGCCAACGGCTCAAAGTGTGCAATAAGAGCAGCAACCCTAGCTTGGGGGTGAAGGGGGACTATTTATAGGCACACCCACATATTTGCCGTTGGGGGCAAAGATTCCccttttgaaaaatttgaaatgcattttcggaaattccgaaCAGTATAAATTTACAGAAACTCGGCAAAATAGAATTTtggaaattccaaaaatcaaCAGAGAGCTTTTTCACAGATTTTACCATTTCAGAAATCTGGAAACCATTTTTGGAAAATCCAAAAAAACACCAAAGAGCAAAATCAAACTTTCATAATTTTTGAAATACACTTTTTTGAATTTCCGAAAATCACTAGAGAGCTTTTTCACATTtccaaaaattttgaaaaaacatTTTTGGAAAATTCGAAAATCACCGAGAGCATTTTGGCTAGCCATGACCGTTTCGAGAATGCCAAAAAGTATTTGGAACTTGCGAAAATCACCAACAAGCATTTTTCAAGGCGTAACCTTTTTAGAAATctaagtaaatttcagaaaactgcaactatagggacaaaactatcagtttgctgcaataTTAGCAACATATTTCACTTTGCTGCAACGATAGCGTGggaaattatcataaaactgcaACTATTACATCTTATGCTACTACACGACATGTAGGTGATAACAATATGCTTAGGCCACGTAAAAGTTGCacttttgtgataatttcccacGCAATCTTTGCAACAAACTGAAATAGGTCGTTAATgctgcagcaaactgatagttttatTACTATAGTTGCGGTTTTCCAAAATTTACTCTAGAAATTTCAAAAACCACTCttagaaattccaaaaattgGGAGAATGTGAAGTCCAAGAATAAAAAACACTTCATCAACAATTTTGAGCACCAAACTCATTCCTAGAAGACAACATGCCATTTAATTGTACGACTTCCCTATCGacacaagcaagaagaaaaaaaaacattttaccaTTTGAATCTTTACCTTTTTCATCTTTTTGCTACACGAATGGCTATTGCCTTGAACATCAACTCTTAGAGGACTAAAATTCCTTCACATATTCTCAAATAAAATGTTAGTGCTCACTAATAACATTATCATTAACCATCAAAATAATTGGGTTATTTTGGATCATGCCATTACAAATACTACTATAACTCATCTATTTGTAGTCATGCCATCCGAATATTaacaaaattagaaccatgtcATCACCGATTCACCGTCACAttttctatcttcttcctcaatttcttctctctctctctcccttcctcctcctgggCTCAGTAGATATGTAAGAACACCTTCTAGCGGGACAAAGTGGAACACCGACACTGGAATAAACCAATTGGACCACAAAAGAATCGGACTATGCAGATTATTTTGTGGACAAAGTGGAACACCTGCACTGATGAAACTATCAAGAGCACTTGAAGAGTTGGATTAGTGAGCTACTACGACCAGGGCCATCTCGCTGAACttatggagatggagatggtgaGGCAGACCTTCCTGAACTTGAACCGGGCCATCTCGCTGCCGGCCGGTGAGCCCCCGGATGAGCTTCTTGTTGACGTCACCGAGCGGGATTATAGCCGGCCTGCCCTCGGACTCAAAACACAAGAGCACCGCCTTGGACTTCTTGGTGCCCAGTCCCAGGCTCCCAGCGTGAGTGTGTGCCACGCCTGGTGCGCCATGGTCGACGGGAACAGCAGGCTTTGGCACTCGCTGAGGTCCACCCCGTGGGATGtccagcagccgcagcagctcCAGTGGTGACGGCCCTGCTCTACCTCCTGCTCCAGCAATGACGAGGAAGAGAGAGttggggaagaaagaagagagtaggatggaggaagaagatggaactgAACATGTGGGTCCTATGTCTAGGActattttgatatatatgatgACGGAAAATGTGAAGGTGATGATATGGTTTCAATTTGTGCGATTTCGAATGGCATGGAtacgaatagacgaattgtaattGTATTTATCTGAATCGGTATATTTACAAtggcatagatccaattaacccaaaatAATTAGGGGTTAAGAActacttgaatttttttcagtCTGGTTGCGAGGTCTGAATAGTTAATATGAAtcatagtttcatttttttttcttgatccaCTCTATCTATTTCGTGTTCCAGATACTAGAATAAATAATATC is part of the Oryza glaberrima chromosome 4, OglaRS2, whole genome shotgun sequence genome and encodes:
- the LOC127772334 gene encoding uncharacterized protein LOC127772334, whose translation is MGFISFVGRVLFASIFLLSAYQEFSEFGTDGGPAAKALKPKFNLFMQQVSKSLGMAVPHIDIKTVIAATMFLKGFGGLLFIISSSFGAFLLLLYLAFITPVVYDFYNYEMESSQFVQLFVKFSQNLALFGALLFFLGMKNSIPRRHSKRRAGKTKTN